In one window of Bartonella sp. M0283 DNA:
- the zwf gene encoding glucose-6-phosphate dehydrogenase: MVSKIIPIPPFDCIVFGGAGDLAERKLLPALYHRQCTGQFSEPTRIIGTSRSKLTDEEYRNFARQAIEKHVSAADIDKGEVDRFLKRLSYVPVDATSDDGWDKLKKAIEISSKNTIRAFYLAVSPALFGSIAEHLGKNGLVTDETRIIVEKPIGRDRETATKLNDTLARVFHEKQIFRIDHYLGKETVQNLMALRFANALYEPLWNSAHIDHVQITVAESVGLEGRAGYYDNAGALRDMVQNHMLQLLCLVAMEPPSANTADVVRDEKLKVLHSLSRIDSHNVTTHTVRGQYEAGASTSGPVGSYLDDLKKDKSNTETFVALKVDINNWRWAGAPFYLRTGKRLATRMSEIVVTFKPIPYNIFGSEAGEVVPNRLVIRLQPDEGVKQWLMIKDPGPGGMRLHHVPLDMTFADSFQVRNPDAYERLLMDAVRGNQTLFMRRDEVEAAWGFVDPIEEGWEATNMPVQGYTAGTWGPSKSIALIERDGRTWNDTV; this comes from the coding sequence GGTACATCACGCTCGAAACTGACAGATGAAGAATATCGCAATTTTGCGCGCCAGGCGATCGAGAAACATGTTTCAGCCGCCGATATAGACAAAGGCGAAGTTGACCGTTTTCTCAAAAGGCTGAGTTACGTCCCCGTTGACGCTACAAGCGATGACGGTTGGGACAAATTGAAAAAAGCAATCGAGATTTCTTCAAAGAACACGATCAGAGCTTTTTATCTGGCGGTCAGTCCGGCACTTTTCGGTAGTATTGCCGAACATTTGGGAAAAAATGGGCTGGTAACCGATGAAACCCGCATCATCGTCGAAAAACCGATTGGACGGGATCGTGAAACCGCAACCAAGCTGAACGATACATTGGCACGGGTTTTTCACGAGAAGCAGATTTTCAGAATCGACCATTATTTGGGGAAAGAGACTGTCCAGAATTTGATGGCATTGCGCTTTGCCAATGCGCTTTATGAACCATTATGGAATTCTGCCCATATCGACCATGTCCAGATAACAGTTGCCGAATCAGTCGGGCTTGAGGGACGCGCCGGTTATTATGATAATGCAGGTGCTCTTCGCGACATGGTGCAAAACCATATGTTGCAACTTTTGTGTCTGGTTGCGATGGAACCACCTTCAGCCAATACGGCCGATGTCGTTCGTGACGAGAAGCTTAAAGTCCTTCATTCACTTTCCCGTATTGATAGCCATAATGTAACAACCCACACCGTACGCGGCCAATATGAAGCCGGTGCTTCGACAAGCGGGCCTGTCGGTTCCTATCTTGATGATCTTAAAAAAGATAAAAGCAATACCGAAACATTTGTTGCTTTGAAAGTTGATATCAATAACTGGCGTTGGGCGGGAGCGCCCTTTTATTTGCGCACCGGCAAACGTCTTGCGACCCGCATGTCGGAAATTGTGGTGACGTTCAAACCCATTCCCTATAATATTTTCGGCAGCGAGGCCGGTGAAGTTGTACCGAACCGGCTGGTTATCCGTTTACAGCCTGATGAGGGGGTCAAACAATGGTTGATGATCAAGGATCCGGGGCCGGGCGGGATGCGGCTTCACCATGTACCGCTTGATATGACATTTGCCGATTCATTTCAGGTTCGAAATCCCGATGCTTATGAACGTTTGTTGATGGATGCTGTTCGTGGCAACCAGACATTGTTCATGCGGCGTGATGAAGTCGAAGCTGCGTGGGGATTTGTCGATCCGATCGAAGAAGGTTGGGAAGCAACAAACATGCCGGTTCAAGGTTATACGGCAGGAACATGGGGGCCATCAAAATCGATTGCCCTGATCGAGCGGGATGGTCGGACATGGAACGACACAGTTTAG